Within the Betaproteobacteria bacterium genome, the region CCGCCTGCAGGACCATCTCATTTGTGGTGTTCTCCCACAGCACCAGGTCCTCGATGATGCGAAAGAGGCGCTGGCGCTCGTGGTCGGCCAGCACGTCGTCGAGCGTCGGCGCCGGGCCGGGCTCCGGCACCGAGAGTTCCGTCCCTTCGGCTTTCCGCGCGAGCTGCTTGGCTTCCTCCCACAGCTTCAGCCGCGCCTTCAGCACAGTCTCTGCTTTCCGGCGCAGCTTCGGGTCTCCGCGCAGCACGTCGACGTAGCCAGAAGGATCGTCCACCATCTGCGAGAAAATCACCGCCCGCGCCGCCGCCAGCGGCCGCCGGGCCCACCACAGATGCAAGGTCGAGGGGTGACCGTGACGGATCGATTTCTCGCGCGCCGACGCCTTGTTGATGGCGTCGAGCGGGAGGGCGACTTCGATGAGCTTTTTGCGTTGAATCACCATGTCACACGATGTGATTGATTTCGACGTCAGTCCAGCGGTCACGAAGGTATTCGGCGACTAGTCTCCGATGGCAATGATGGGGCTTGTCCTCGCTGCAAAGCAGACACGCGCCGTCGAACCTGTCCCTATCAAGCCTTTCTTCAATTTTCCGAGATTGCATGAGCTCCTTAAAACGCCGCTCGTAGTCACTCCAATCGGAGCGTCCCTTTTTGTACGCGTCGAGCATCTCATCCGTTGGCGCAAGGAACGGTTCATGCACATAGTCGGCAACGTTCAATGCACTCAGGAAATATCGAAGGTCATCCTGCTTGGCGAATCCTGATAGTTGAGACGTGTTGTGCAGGCGTGTGTCGATGACGTAAGTGACTTCCGCACGCTTTAGCTTCGTAAAAAACGCCTCAGCACTCTTCTTGGTAAA harbors:
- a CDS encoding DUF488 family protein, with the translated sequence MKIHTIGFTKKSAEAFFTKLKRAEVTYVIDTRLHNTSQLSGFAKQDDLRYFLSALNVADYVHEPFLAPTDEMLDAYKKGRSDWSDYERRFKELMQSRKIEERLDRDRFDGACLLCSEDKPHHCHRRLVAEYLRDRWTDVEINHIV